One stretch of Candidatus Bathyarchaeia archaeon DNA includes these proteins:
- a CDS encoding roadblock/LC7 domain-containing protein — protein sequence MTPKKQKRQETTNTQNTPIVIDANPDPSLNLSPELKRCLKEVNQMEGVLGYILKNGSTATINLKDSQKTVEYALLTSQAFDAIKEFSNLFSLGKLESATIECATLKVVLVKIGEYTLNVFMGKTVEPQKVLALLKQFTA from the coding sequence GTGACCCCCAAAAAACAAAAACGGCAAGAAACCACAAACACCCAAAACACTCCCATTGTTATCGATGCTAACCCTGACCCGTCACTTAACCTTTCTCCAGAACTAAAGCGATGCCTCAAAGAAGTCAACCAGATGGAAGGCGTTTTAGGCTACATACTCAAAAATGGTTCAACTGCGACAATTAATCTTAAGGACTCTCAAAAGACTGTGGAGTACGCGTTGTTGACCTCTCAAGCATTTGACGCCATAAAAGAATTCAGCAATCTCTTCAGCTTGGGCAAGTTAGAGAGTGCAACCATAGAGTGTGCCACACTGAAAGTGGTTTTGGTGAAAATCGGCGAATATACTCTGAACGTTTTCATGGGAAAAACAGTGGAACCCCAAAAAGTTTTGGCTCTTTTAAAACAGTTCACTGCTTGA